The DNA region GCCGCCGAAACCGCCTCCGGTCATCCTGGCACCAAGCGCGCCCGCGCCGACGGCCGACTCCACCGCGACGTCGAGTTCGGGGCAGGACACCAGGTAGTCGTCGCGCAGAGACACGTGGGACTCGGTGAGCGCCGCGCCTATGAGCGGGAGGCTGCCCGCGCGCAGGCAGTCCACCGTGCGAAGCACCCGTGCGTTCTCGGTGACGACGTGGCGGGCCAAGGGCAACAGGTCCTCGGGGAGGCCGCTGATGTCGGTCGCGTCGCGCAGCGACGGCACGCCGAGCAGGTCGGCGGCGCGTTCGCAGGCCGTGCGCCGGTCGCCGTAGGCCGAGTCGGCCAGGGAGTGCCGCACACGGGTGTCGATGGCCAGCACGCCCAGGCCGTGGGCGGCTGGGTCGAACGGGATCTGCTCCTGCTCGTCGGAGCGCACGTCCACGAACAACACATGCGAGTCGACGCAGCAAAGGGAGGCTGTTTGATCCAACAGACCGGTGGGCACGCCGACGAAGTCGTTCTCCGAGCGCTGGATCCACCTGGCCAGTTCCGGCAGCGGCACCGTGGCGTCCGCGAGGCCGAGCAGGGCCAACGCCACCGCGCACTGCAGGGCGTGCGACGAAGACAGGCCCGCGCCGGTGGGCACGTCGCCGGTGATGACGAGATCGGCGCCGTCGGCGAAACCGTGTTGGCGCAACACCCACGCCACGCCGAACGGGTAGGCGGCCCAGCCGCCGGTGCGGTCGGGAGCGAGGTCGGCGACCGAGGTCGGGATGGCCCACTGGGCGTTGCCGTCCGAGCCGATCGTCACGGCGGTGAGGACGCCATCGGCTCTGGGCGACGCGGCGACGGCGATGCGGTGGCGCAGCGCGAAGGGCAGGACGTAGCCGTCGTTGTAGTCGGTGTGCTCGCCGATCAGGTTGACCCGGCCGGGGGCCGACCAGACTCCCTCGGGGGCGCGTTCGTGCAGCCGCCGGAATTCGGCGGCTGCCTGAACCGCCGGGCTCACGTCGAACGGGCCAGCACAGCGTGCAGGACGATCGGGGCCAGCTCGGCGGTGTTGCCCGCGCCGGTGATGGCGATGTTGCTGCCGTCGCCCTTCGACGCGGCGACGTCGATCATCTCGCCGGGCAGCACCCCGACGTGCTTGAGCTCGGCCATCAGGTGCGGGTCTAGCTGGACGTGCTCGGCGATCCGCCGGACCTCGACGCTGCCGCCGCCGCGGCGGGCGACCTCGTCGACCCGGACCAGGCCCGCCTCGACCGGCGGCGCGGGCTCGCCCTCGCCGAGCTGGTCGAGACCGGGGATCGGGTTGCCGTACGGCGAGGTGGTGGGGTGGCCGAGCAGCTTCACCAGCTTGCGCTCGACGGCCTCGCTCATCACGTGCTCCCAGCGGCAGGCCTCGCTGTGCACGTGTTCCCACTCCAGGCCGATGACGTCGACCAGCAGGCGCTCGGCGAGGCGGTGCTTGCGCATGACCGCGATGGCCAGGGACCGACCGTGGTCGGTCAGCTCCAGGTGCCGGTCGCCCGCGACCACGACCAAGCCGTCGCGCTCCATGCGGCCCACGGTCTGGCTCACCGTGGGACCGCTCTGGCCGAGGCGTTCGGCGATGCGGGCACGCAGGGGGACGACGCCCTCCTCCTCCAGCTCGTAGATGGTGCGGAGGTACATCTCGGTGGTGTCGATGAGATCGT from Alloactinosynnema sp. L-07 includes:
- the galK gene encoding galactokinase, which produces MSPAVQAAAEFRRLHERAPEGVWSAPGRVNLIGEHTDYNDGYVLPFALRHRIAVAASPRADGVLTAVTIGSDGNAQWAIPTSVADLAPDRTGGWAAYPFGVAWVLRQHGFADGADLVITGDVPTGAGLSSSHALQCAVALALLGLADATVPLPELARWIQRSENDFVGVPTGLLDQTASLCCVDSHVLFVDVRSDEQEQIPFDPAAHGLGVLAIDTRVRHSLADSAYGDRRTACERAADLLGVPSLRDATDISGLPEDLLPLARHVVTENARVLRTVDCLRAGSLPLIGAALTESHVSLRDDYLVSCPELDVAVESAVGAGALGARMTGGGFGGTAIALVPVDRDEQVRAAVTSAFAERSFTAPRMFTAVPSPGAGRDY
- a CDS encoding metal-dependent transcriptional regulator; its protein translation is MNDLIDTTEMYLRTIYELEEEGVVPLRARIAERLGQSGPTVSQTVGRMERDGLVVVAGDRHLELTDHGRSLAIAVMRKHRLAERLLVDVIGLEWEHVHSEACRWEHVMSEAVERKLVKLLGHPTTSPYGNPIPGLDQLGEGEPAPPVEAGLVRVDEVARRGGGSVEVRRIAEHVQLDPHLMAELKHVGVLPGEMIDVAASKGDGSNIAITGAGNTAELAPIVLHAVLARST